The following are encoded in a window of Halosolutus halophilus genomic DNA:
- a CDS encoding CBS domain-containing protein → MESELSVRDVLTTEYVGVSESDSVLGAVRLMRDERASCVLVVRGTDPVGIMTEWDVLGIVADEREPGETTIGEVMTTPVITVTPDRSLSDVATMMSRQDVRNIVVEEDDDLLGVVTQRDVIAAAGSFQGTVAPSRSTEATLDRDRPVDDTAPLAVESTDEQLLPNGGDEYSTQGVCEACGSLADSLWDANGQLVCSDCRSM, encoded by the coding sequence ATGGAATCGGAACTGTCGGTCAGGGACGTCTTGACGACCGAATACGTCGGCGTCAGCGAGTCCGATAGCGTTCTCGGCGCCGTCCGCCTCATGCGCGACGAACGGGCGAGTTGCGTGCTGGTCGTTCGCGGCACCGACCCGGTCGGAATCATGACCGAGTGGGACGTTCTCGGGATCGTCGCCGACGAACGCGAGCCAGGCGAAACGACCATCGGCGAGGTCATGACCACGCCGGTCATCACCGTCACGCCCGATCGATCGCTCTCCGACGTGGCGACCATGATGAGTCGCCAGGACGTGCGCAACATCGTCGTCGAGGAGGACGACGACCTCCTCGGCGTGGTCACCCAGCGCGACGTCATCGCCGCCGCGGGGTCGTTCCAGGGAACGGTCGCACCGAGTCGATCGACCGAGGCCACGCTCGATCGGGACCGACCGGTCGACGACACCGCGCCGCTCGCCGTCGAAAGCACCGACGAGCAGTTGCTCCCCAACGGCGGCGACGAGTACTCGACGCAAGGGGTCTGTGAGGCCTGTGGCTCGCTCGCCGATTCGCTGTGGGACGCGAACGGGCAACTGGTCTGTTCGGACTGCCGGTCGATGTGA
- a CDS encoding phosphoglycerate kinase — MIATLDDLDVEGTTVGVRVDVNSPIDDDGGLADDARLRAHVDTLSELLDRGGRVAVLAHQGRPGSDDFVSLASHADRLSKLLDRPVDYVDATFSSAAREAVGDLGNGDCVVLENTRFYSEEYMEFEPERAARTHLVEGLEPVLDAYVNDAFAAAHRSQPSLVGFPSVLPGYAGRVMETELDVLGSIEETPEPRVYVLGGTKVPDSIDVAWSVLEKGLADHVLTAGVVGNVFLIADGVDLGDASSDFIYDQGYWDEIDRASDLLDAYGNRIAIPRDVAVSRDGDRHELGINALPPEEGEAAMDVGSSTLEYYRRILDDAATVILNGPAGVFEEAAFEHGTRDLYDAATGVPTSIVGGGDTASALRQLGVEGFSHVSTGGGAALRMLTAEPLPAVTALEDDGRTTD, encoded by the coding sequence ATGATCGCTACCCTCGACGACCTCGACGTCGAAGGGACTACCGTCGGCGTCCGCGTCGACGTCAACAGCCCCATCGACGACGACGGTGGGCTCGCCGACGACGCCCGACTGCGTGCCCACGTCGACACCCTCTCGGAACTGCTCGATCGTGGCGGTCGGGTCGCCGTCCTCGCTCACCAGGGCCGACCCGGCAGCGACGATTTCGTTTCCCTCGCATCTCACGCCGATCGGCTCTCGAAACTGCTCGATCGCCCGGTCGACTACGTCGACGCGACGTTTAGCAGCGCCGCCCGCGAGGCCGTCGGGGACCTCGGAAACGGCGACTGCGTCGTGCTCGAGAACACGCGCTTCTACAGCGAGGAGTACATGGAGTTCGAACCCGAACGCGCCGCCCGGACCCACCTCGTCGAGGGGCTCGAACCGGTGCTCGACGCCTACGTCAACGACGCCTTCGCGGCCGCTCACCGCTCGCAGCCCTCACTCGTCGGCTTTCCCTCGGTGCTGCCCGGCTACGCCGGCCGGGTCATGGAGACCGAACTCGACGTACTGGGCTCGATCGAGGAGACGCCGGAACCCCGGGTCTACGTCCTCGGCGGTACGAAAGTGCCCGACTCGATCGACGTCGCCTGGAGCGTCCTGGAGAAGGGACTGGCAGATCACGTCCTGACGGCCGGCGTGGTCGGCAACGTCTTCCTCATCGCCGACGGCGTCGATCTCGGCGACGCGAGCTCGGATTTTATCTACGACCAGGGCTACTGGGACGAGATCGATCGCGCGAGCGACCTGCTGGACGCGTACGGGAACCGGATCGCGATCCCGCGAGACGTCGCCGTCTCCCGTGACGGTGACCGTCACGAACTCGGCATCAATGCGCTCCCGCCCGAGGAGGGCGAGGCAGCGATGGACGTCGGGAGCTCGACGCTCGAGTACTACCGTCGGATCCTCGACGACGCCGCGACGGTCATCCTCAACGGCCCGGCCGGCGTCTTCGAGGAGGCGGCCTTCGAACACGGCACGCGGGACCTCTACGACGCCGCGACGGGGGTCCCGACCAGCATCGTCGGCGGCGGCGACACCGCGTCCGCGCTCCGCCAGCTCGGGGTCGAGGGGTTCTCCCACGTCAGTACCGGTGGCGGTGCAGCCCTCCGGATGCTCACTGCCGAACCGTTGCCGGCCGTGACGGCGCTCGAGGATGACGGACGAACCACTGATTGA
- a CDS encoding GNAT family N-acetyltransferase — MTDEPLIEPATPDDLETITELWVRLARGQREYGSAVRAAPNREAMRETLAAHLHADGLLVARVDGAIVGFASFSIERGSLELDATRGVLSNLYVEPAHRDRGIGTALLAAAEESLAARGAEELLLEVMADNEAARRFYRSQGYDSFRIGMSRSIADRSENDTHSKEDG, encoded by the coding sequence ATGACGGACGAACCACTGATTGAACCGGCGACCCCGGACGACCTCGAGACGATCACGGAGCTGTGGGTCCGTCTCGCTCGCGGCCAGCGCGAGTACGGGTCGGCCGTTCGCGCCGCCCCGAACCGGGAGGCGATGCGGGAGACCCTCGCGGCCCACCTGCACGCGGACGGGCTCCTCGTCGCGCGCGTCGACGGGGCCATCGTCGGGTTCGCCTCGTTCTCGATCGAACGCGGCTCGCTGGAACTCGACGCGACGAGGGGCGTGCTCTCGAACCTCTACGTCGAACCGGCCCATCGCGATCGGGGGATCGGGACGGCGCTGCTCGCGGCCGCCGAAGAATCACTCGCGGCTCGAGGTGCCGAGGAACTGCTCCTCGAGGTGATGGCCGACAACGAGGCCGCTCGGCGGTTCTACCGGTCACAGGGGTACGACTCGTTCCGGATCGGCATGTCGCGATCGATCGCCGATCGGTCGGAAAACGATACACACTCAAAGGAGGACGGCTAA
- a CDS encoding alpha/beta fold hydrolase: MDHAWAREILELRFFEPQLAGLSDDCRAIAFDFRGHGRSEKTELGHTVPQYARDLHAFVEQQDLEDVIVVGWSMGAFVSWDYVDQFGTNRIRGLVDVDIEATRFQWDDYNYGLAWLGDIQSLLELAQSDQLGLVDRFTEQVFANPTAETRSLQYDEISRTPPPIQSAILFDTHPRLSSRPPEIDVPMLVCAGTAETRGSIDAVRNVAELVPDARVELFEASGHCPPFEEPERFNRVLSQFVDSL; this comes from the coding sequence ATGGACCATGCGTGGGCCCGCGAGATCCTCGAACTCCGGTTCTTCGAGCCGCAGTTGGCCGGGCTTTCGGACGACTGTCGGGCGATCGCATTCGATTTTAGGGGACACGGTCGGTCGGAGAAAACCGAACTCGGCCACACGGTCCCTCAGTATGCCCGAGATCTCCACGCGTTCGTCGAACAGCAAGACCTCGAGGACGTCATCGTCGTCGGTTGGTCGATGGGCGCATTCGTCTCCTGGGACTACGTGGATCAGTTCGGCACCAACCGGATTCGCGGGCTGGTTGATGTCGACATCGAAGCAACCCGGTTCCAGTGGGACGACTACAACTATGGACTCGCTTGGCTCGGGGACATCCAGAGCCTGCTCGAACTGGCCCAGTCCGACCAGCTCGGCCTCGTCGATCGGTTCACGGAACAGGTCTTCGCCAATCCCACGGCCGAAACGAGATCCTTACAGTACGACGAAATCAGCCGGACACCACCCCCAATCCAGAGCGCCATCCTGTTCGACACACACCCGAGACTATCGAGCCGTCCCCCCGAGATCGATGTCCCGATGCTGGTCTGTGCCGGCACTGCCGAGACGAGAGGCTCGATCGACGCCGTTCGAAATGTCGCGGAACTCGTGCCCGACGCGAGAGTAGAACTCTTCGAGGCGAGTGGCCACTGTCCGCCGTTCGAGGAGCCTGAACGGTTCAATCGGGTCTTGAGCCAGTTCGTAGACTCGCTGTGA
- a CDS encoding helix-turn-helix domain-containing protein — MADKVFDALADVHRRRLLVALLDHNPQDISDLSGVPWNIEETEVEMAQKYHVHLPKLADYGFIDWHPDDEVAVKGPQFDEIKPVLELLDEHRDELPDGWL; from the coding sequence ATGGCCGACAAGGTATTCGATGCGCTCGCAGATGTCCACCGTCGTCGGTTGTTAGTCGCCTTGTTGGACCACAATCCGCAAGACATCTCCGACCTGTCCGGCGTCCCGTGGAACATAGAGGAGACCGAGGTGGAGATGGCCCAGAAATACCACGTCCACTTGCCCAAGTTGGCCGACTACGGCTTTATCGACTGGCATCCGGACGACGAGGTCGCGGTGAAAGGCCCGCAGTTCGACGAGATCAAACCGGTTCTGGAACTGCTGGACGAGCATCGAGACGAACTCCCCGACGGCTGGTTGTGA
- a CDS encoding TrmB family transcriptional regulator has translation MTQDEITSEAISLLQELGLQEYEARCFMALNKLPSGTAKEIHELSGVPRTRVYDAIRVLESQGLVEVQHSSPQVYRAVNVTEATQMLRQKYNDRIETLETHLENTDVKDTATDDDQVQEVWSLIGHEAIEARTLELIENAESEIALLVVDKSILSGMIFDGLQDAADRDLSILLGGQTEAITETLGGELPNFRIFETGLDWLTSGHGDDVAISRILLVDRETLLVGSYYPDADDARAQEQAIFASGLENGFVVLLRRLVTSGLAATKDPGK, from the coding sequence ATGACACAGGACGAAATTACATCAGAGGCGATTAGTCTGTTACAGGAACTCGGGCTCCAGGAGTACGAAGCACGCTGTTTTATGGCGTTGAACAAGCTTCCGAGCGGGACGGCAAAGGAGATCCACGAACTCTCGGGCGTTCCACGTACCCGGGTGTACGATGCCATCCGCGTTCTCGAGTCACAGGGGCTGGTCGAGGTCCAGCACTCGAGTCCCCAGGTGTACCGCGCCGTCAACGTCACCGAGGCGACGCAGATGCTCCGCCAGAAGTACAACGATCGGATCGAGACGCTCGAGACGCATCTCGAAAATACGGACGTCAAGGACACGGCGACGGACGACGATCAGGTTCAGGAAGTCTGGTCGTTGATCGGCCACGAGGCGATCGAAGCCCGAACGCTCGAACTCATCGAGAACGCGGAGTCCGAAATCGCGCTGCTCGTCGTCGACAAATCGATCCTCTCAGGCATGATATTCGACGGTCTGCAGGACGCGGCGGACCGTGACCTCTCGATTCTGCTCGGCGGGCAGACGGAAGCGATCACCGAGACGCTCGGGGGCGAACTTCCCAATTTTCGGATCTTCGAAACGGGCCTCGACTGGCTCACTAGCGGCCACGGTGACGACGTCGCGATCAGTCGGATCCTGCTCGTCGATCGCGAAACGCTGCTCGTCGGCTCGTACTATCCGGACGCTGACGATGCCAGGGCACAAGAGCAGGCGATCTTCGCCAGCGGCCTCGAAAACGGGTTCGTGGTACTGCTTCGGCGATTGGTGACGTCGGGGCTGGCCGCGACGAAAGATCCCGGAAAGTGA
- a CDS encoding HalOD1 output domain-containing protein: protein MLLSLDRSDANEAASLSFEVIAAVAEREGIDPVELEPPEYEALYDVVNPEALDSLFAPRQNGSDRSTGRVEFPFCGYDVVVTSDGEVELSEQTRTQQ, encoded by the coding sequence ATGCTGCTCTCACTAGACCGTTCGGACGCGAACGAGGCCGCGTCGCTCAGTTTCGAAGTTATTGCTGCTGTCGCTGAACGGGAAGGTATCGATCCAGTAGAACTCGAACCGCCGGAGTACGAGGCACTCTACGACGTCGTCAACCCCGAAGCTCTCGATTCGCTGTTTGCTCCCCGCCAGAACGGATCGGATCGGTCCACCGGACGCGTCGAATTCCCCTTCTGTGGCTACGACGTGGTCGTCACGAGCGACGGCGAGGTCGAACTCTCGGAACAGACACGCACACAACAGTAG
- a CDS encoding acyl-CoA thioesterase, translating to MTDYSYETDVDVRLRDIDFMGHVNNAVYASYLEQARQAYFVDVLGVSLTEADTVLATLEIDYVSPIEAEEDVTVALRIPELGNSSLPMEYEIRADGERAATARTVQVVVDRETGRSAPIPTAWRARIETDRN from the coding sequence ATGACCGACTACTCCTACGAGACGGACGTCGACGTCCGACTTCGCGACATCGACTTCATGGGTCACGTCAACAACGCCGTCTACGCGTCGTACCTCGAGCAGGCACGACAGGCGTACTTCGTGGACGTCCTCGGGGTCTCGCTGACCGAGGCCGATACTGTGCTGGCGACCCTGGAAATCGACTACGTCAGCCCGATCGAGGCAGAAGAGGACGTCACCGTCGCCCTGCGGATTCCCGAACTCGGGAACTCGAGTCTTCCGATGGAATACGAGATCCGCGCCGACGGCGAGCGCGCGGCGACGGCCCGGACCGTTCAGGTCGTCGTCGATCGGGAGACGGGTCGATCGGCGCCGATTCCGACGGCGTGGCGGGCCCGGATCGAGACGGACCGCAACTGA
- a CDS encoding ribonuclease H-like domain-containing protein has product MRIENSFIPVRGVGEVTERRLWEHGVTHWDEFDGSVVGPTIADRIDAFIDEGRDHLARGDVAPFAEALPAASRWRLYENVRDDTCFLDIETTGLDASCEDVTTVTCHRDGETTTFVKDRDLTGRRLASELDSASLLVTFNGQRFDVPFLETCFDVDVSVPHLDLMYPCKKLGLDGGLKAIERDLGIDRDVPDLSGRDAVRLWHEYERGDDAALETLVEYNRADTVNMKPLMEIVSDRLHEAVFEAAQPDA; this is encoded by the coding sequence GTGCGAATCGAGAACAGTTTCATTCCCGTACGGGGCGTCGGCGAGGTTACCGAACGGCGACTGTGGGAACACGGGGTTACGCACTGGGACGAGTTCGACGGCAGCGTCGTCGGACCGACGATCGCCGATCGGATCGATGCCTTCATCGACGAGGGCCGGGACCACCTCGCGCGCGGTGACGTCGCCCCCTTTGCGGAGGCACTGCCGGCAGCGAGCCGATGGCGACTCTACGAGAACGTCAGGGACGACACCTGCTTCCTGGACATCGAGACGACCGGACTGGATGCCAGTTGCGAGGACGTCACGACGGTCACGTGCCACCGCGACGGCGAGACGACCACCTTCGTGAAGGACCGCGATCTCACGGGCCGCCGACTCGCCAGCGAACTCGATTCGGCGTCGCTTCTGGTCACTTTCAACGGCCAGCGGTTCGACGTCCCCTTCCTCGAGACCTGTTTCGACGTCGACGTCTCGGTGCCTCACCTCGATCTCATGTACCCGTGCAAGAAGCTGGGACTGGACGGCGGCCTCAAGGCGATCGAGCGGGACCTGGGTATCGATCGGGACGTGCCGGACCTGAGCGGCCGCGACGCCGTTCGGCTCTGGCACGAGTACGAGCGGGGCGACGATGCGGCACTCGAGACGCTCGTCGAGTACAACCGGGCCGACACGGTAAACATGAAGCCGCTGATGGAGATCGTCTCGGACCGACTCCACGAGGCCGTCTTCGAAGCGGCACAGCCCGACGCCTGA
- a CDS encoding DUF7504 family protein yields MEREPGGVAPEWATFVQALATLKREGSNVLLVGADTADAHDAVCHRLLGETDSDSRYRLFVTNSDIRSTSHGSDGSIESARTIDYSRLDLPAVDPATTRTSPIDTLGIEIIETVDELDDTADGLDPSELRVCIDSLVPLLQEHTTEHVFRLLHLTTSRVDHVNGMGHYHLPLDRDHDAVNLFEPLFDAVVEVRSRSEGYEQRWHLRDQDTTTDWISLEGRR; encoded by the coding sequence ATGGAACGCGAGCCAGGGGGCGTCGCGCCGGAGTGGGCGACGTTTGTGCAAGCACTTGCCACGCTCAAGCGGGAGGGGAGTAACGTGCTGCTCGTCGGAGCCGATACTGCGGACGCTCACGACGCCGTCTGTCACCGGCTACTGGGCGAAACCGACTCCGATTCCCGCTACCGGTTGTTCGTCACGAACAGCGACATCCGCAGCACGTCTCACGGGAGCGACGGGAGCATCGAGTCTGCCCGGACGATCGACTACTCGAGGCTGGATCTGCCGGCGGTCGACCCGGCGACCACGAGGACGTCGCCCATCGACACGCTCGGTATCGAGATTATCGAAACGGTCGACGAACTGGACGACACCGCCGACGGCCTCGATCCGTCCGAACTTCGGGTCTGTATCGATTCCCTCGTGCCGCTCCTGCAGGAGCACACCACCGAGCACGTGTTCCGGTTGCTGCACCTGACGACCTCGCGCGTCGATCACGTCAACGGCATGGGTCACTATCACTTGCCGCTCGATCGTGACCACGACGCCGTCAATCTGTTCGAACCGCTGTTCGACGCGGTCGTCGAGGTTCGATCGCGCAGCGAGGGATACGAACAGCGCTGGCACCTGCGCGATCAGGACACGACGACGGACTGGATCTCGCTCGAGGGCCGCCGCTGA
- a CDS encoding MSCRAMM family adhesin SdrC, producing MVDQDEDELAEAIRELARTIDELRSELDDSRRRSPIRPPAPRLPTPGDLLRLTDEVAVPALLAALEASVRTLEAFQRGLKIVRTEREVRDRVRDRTEIDDASDRAGELRRTTLSQLDTVLGELQRAVSEGALPADEEARDLLSEARELRDDVDRRLRGAGYSGTDRGESIEIDIDSAEDDGDDGSIADDDANSAVDVDVDAELETLKDQYSPADEDPGASDPDTTAADDGIDAAADDEPGGDEPDDDGVSDGADGAAGEESENDGDDET from the coding sequence ATGGTCGACCAGGACGAGGACGAACTCGCCGAGGCGATTCGCGAGCTCGCGCGGACGATCGACGAACTCCGATCGGAGCTCGACGACTCGCGTCGGCGGTCGCCGATCCGGCCGCCGGCGCCCCGACTCCCGACGCCGGGGGACCTCCTGCGGCTGACGGACGAGGTCGCGGTGCCGGCCCTGCTCGCCGCGCTCGAGGCCAGCGTTCGCACACTCGAAGCGTTCCAGCGCGGGCTCAAGATCGTCCGCACGGAACGGGAGGTCCGCGATCGGGTACGGGACCGGACCGAGATCGATGACGCGAGCGATCGCGCGGGCGAACTCCGCCGAACCACGCTCTCGCAACTCGATACCGTGCTGGGGGAGCTCCAGCGTGCCGTCTCCGAGGGGGCACTCCCCGCGGACGAAGAGGCACGCGACCTCCTCTCGGAGGCACGCGAGTTGCGCGACGACGTCGACAGACGACTGCGGGGGGCAGGATATTCCGGGACCGATCGGGGCGAATCGATCGAGATCGACATCGACTCGGCCGAGGACGACGGAGACGACGGGTCCATCGCGGACGACGACGCGAACTCGGCGGTAGACGTCGACGTGGACGCCGAACTCGAGACGCTGAAAGACCAGTACTCGCCGGCCGACGAGGATCCGGGAGCTTCAGACCCCGACACGACGGCTGCGGACGACGGGATCGACGCGGCTGCGGACGACGAACCCGGCGGCGACGAACCCGACGACGATGGCGTCTCGGACGGCGCCGATGGCGCAGCCGGCGAGGAGAGCGAAAACGACGGCGACGACGAGACCTAG
- a CDS encoding nucleic acid-binding protein — MTMEATRYDDGSISYPGHPRGPDGAEPVETIDLSEHTAEVVTWTTSTATPPGVREPNHLAIVEFTIDGEAVRAIVQLTTGDVETGDEVGPVYEEELREPGAGIREPESQDWDGYRFEPV; from the coding sequence ATGACGATGGAAGCCACGCGCTACGACGACGGTTCGATCAGCTACCCCGGACACCCGCGCGGTCCTGACGGCGCGGAACCGGTGGAAACGATCGATCTCAGCGAGCACACCGCCGAGGTCGTCACGTGGACGACCTCGACCGCGACGCCACCCGGCGTGCGCGAGCCGAACCACCTCGCGATCGTGGAGTTCACCATCGACGGCGAGGCGGTCCGCGCGATCGTCCAGCTCACGACCGGCGACGTCGAGACGGGCGACGAGGTCGGCCCGGTCTACGAAGAGGAACTTCGCGAGCCCGGCGCGGGTATCAGAGAACCCGAGAGTCAGGACTGGGACGGGTACCGGTTCGAACCGGTCTAG
- a CDS encoding thiolase C-terminal domain-containing protein, producing the protein MERVAIIGASMTQFGQRESWIQDLLAEAGIECLADAGVDAADVEHLYVSNMASGEFEGQTGVMNALAHDLDAVPAYTQRIDQTSSSGGAGIYAAWQSVASGASDMTMLVGGEKMTHKTTGEATDVIASLTHPVEYKTGVTLPSFAGLTARHYLERFDAPRESLGKVAVKNHRNGVDNPKAQFRKEVDLETVLESPIVADPLRLYDFCPITDGSAALMLCPEDVAQEYTDDYAVITGIDGATDTHVVHEREDPTIMGGVVESGAGAYEMSGRGPDDVDVAELHDMFTILEFLQMEGLGFAEQGEAWQLVEEGYTERDTGELPINTSGGLKSKGHPLGASGVAQGVEIYEQLVGEAGPRQVEADVGLCCNVGGFGNCVITTIMEAAR; encoded by the coding sequence ATGGAACGTGTTGCAATTATCGGAGCTTCGATGACCCAGTTCGGGCAGCGCGAGAGCTGGATCCAGGACCTCCTCGCGGAGGCCGGAATCGAGTGCCTCGCGGACGCGGGTGTCGACGCGGCGGACGTCGAACACCTGTACGTCTCGAACATGGCCAGCGGCGAGTTCGAGGGACAGACCGGCGTGATGAACGCGCTGGCACACGATCTGGACGCGGTGCCGGCGTATACCCAGCGGATCGACCAGACGAGTTCCAGCGGCGGGGCGGGGATCTACGCCGCCTGGCAGTCGGTCGCGAGCGGAGCCAGCGACATGACGATGCTCGTCGGCGGAGAGAAGATGACCCACAAGACGACGGGGGAGGCGACGGACGTCATCGCGTCGCTGACCCACCCCGTCGAGTACAAGACCGGCGTCACGCTGCCGTCGTTCGCGGGCCTGACCGCGCGCCATTACCTCGAACGGTTCGACGCGCCCCGGGAGAGCCTCGGGAAGGTGGCCGTCAAGAACCACAGGAACGGCGTCGACAACCCGAAGGCCCAGTTCCGAAAGGAAGTCGACCTTGAGACGGTCCTCGAGTCGCCGATCGTCGCCGACCCGCTCCGGTTGTACGACTTCTGTCCGATCACGGACGGATCGGCCGCGCTGATGCTCTGCCCCGAAGACGTCGCCCAGGAGTACACGGACGACTACGCCGTCATCACGGGGATCGACGGCGCGACGGACACCCACGTCGTCCACGAGCGCGAGGATCCGACGATCATGGGCGGCGTCGTCGAAAGCGGGGCGGGCGCCTACGAGATGAGCGGCCGCGGGCCGGACGACGTCGACGTGGCGGAACTCCACGACATGTTCACGATCCTCGAATTCCTCCAGATGGAGGGGCTCGGCTTCGCCGAGCAGGGCGAGGCGTGGCAACTCGTCGAGGAGGGATACACCGAGCGCGATACCGGAGAACTGCCGATCAACACCTCCGGCGGGCTCAAGTCGAAGGGGCACCCGCTCGGCGCGAGCGGCGTCGCACAGGGCGTCGAGATCTACGAACAACTCGTCGGCGAGGCTGGCCCGCGGCAGGTCGAGGCGGACGTCGGGCTCTGCTGTAACGTCGGCGGCTTCGGGAACTGTGTGATCACGACCATCATGGAGGCAGCACGATGA
- the hflX gene encoding GTPase HflX → MKAIVAKRVDSGHPDTSEIHDLAEAAGYTVVGEVTQSRKADPALQLGEGKAEELADRVAATGATTVIFDNRLGPYQTYNLGQLLPEGVEVIDRFTLILEIFGQRAQTRKAQLQVELAELRYELPRAEAKTSLAKREEHPGFMGLGEYDESREQDIKSQISRIRDELERIEQTEEQRRERRRDSGFDLVALAGYTNAGKSTLLRQLADDLAVEENEDLHPDLDPTAESEDDLFTTLGTTTRRADIEPRNVLVTDTVGFISDLPHWLVESFKSTLDSVYRADLVLLVVDVSEEIDEIHEKLVTSHDTLYERNEAPIVTVLNKIDRIDEEELAEKREALSALAPNPVAVSAREGTNVDALLDRIDRELPDWEEERLVLPMTDDTMSLVSWIHDNANVEDVTYGDEDVLVSFEARPAVISQARSRASELQTASAESA, encoded by the coding sequence GTGAAGGCGATCGTCGCGAAGCGCGTCGACTCCGGCCACCCGGACACGAGCGAGATCCACGACCTCGCCGAGGCGGCCGGTTACACCGTCGTGGGCGAGGTGACGCAGTCCCGGAAGGCGGACCCCGCGCTCCAGCTGGGCGAAGGGAAAGCCGAGGAACTCGCCGATCGGGTCGCGGCGACGGGTGCGACGACCGTCATCTTCGACAACCGGCTCGGTCCCTACCAGACGTACAACCTCGGCCAACTGCTCCCCGAGGGCGTCGAGGTGATCGATCGGTTCACGCTGATCCTCGAGATCTTCGGCCAGCGTGCCCAGACCCGGAAGGCACAGTTGCAGGTCGAACTCGCCGAACTCCGGTACGAACTCCCGCGGGCGGAGGCCAAGACGAGCCTGGCCAAACGCGAGGAGCACCCGGGGTTCATGGGGCTGGGCGAGTACGACGAGAGCCGCGAACAGGACATCAAGAGCCAGATCAGCCGGATCAGGGACGAACTCGAACGGATCGAGCAGACGGAAGAACAGCGGCGGGAACGCCGTCGCGACTCCGGGTTCGACCTCGTCGCGCTGGCCGGCTACACGAACGCGGGGAAGTCCACCCTGTTGCGACAACTGGCCGACGACCTCGCGGTCGAGGAGAACGAGGATCTCCACCCCGACCTCGACCCGACGGCCGAGTCGGAGGACGACCTGTTCACGACGCTGGGTACGACGACGCGCCGTGCCGACATCGAACCGCGTAACGTCCTCGTGACCGACACCGTCGGCTTCATCAGCGACCTCCCCCACTGGCTCGTCGAGTCGTTCAAGTCGACGCTCGATTCGGTCTACCGGGCGGACCTCGTCTTGCTCGTGGTCGACGTCAGCGAGGAGATCGACGAGATCCACGAGAAGTTAGTCACCAGTCACGACACCCTCTACGAGCGCAACGAGGCCCCGATCGTGACTGTACTGAACAAGATCGACAGGATCGACGAGGAGGAACTCGCCGAAAAGCGCGAGGCGCTCTCGGCGCTCGCCCCGAACCCCGTCGCCGTCAGCGCCCGCGAAGGGACGAACGTCGACGCCCTCCTCGATCGGATCGACAGGGAACTGCCGGACTGGGAGGAGGAGCGTCTCGTGTTGCCGATGACCGACGACACGATGAGCCTCGTCTCGTGGATCCACGACAACGCGAACGTCGAGGACGTCACCTACGGGGACGAGGACGTCCTCGTCTCGTTCGAGGCCCGCCCGGCGGTCATCTCGCAGGCCCGATCGCGTGCGAGCGAGTTGCAGACGGCGTCGGCGGAGTCCGCCTGA
- a CDS encoding FUN14 domain-containing protein, whose product MVEVDPTTLSVEFLASAVIGGCIGYATKKLAKVLAIIVCVELMTVRYLESQGIVMIDWNRLSAGLVGSADVTPNVDTHWIESAVSTLTIGAGFTSGFLIGYHRG is encoded by the coding sequence ATGGTAGAGGTCGATCCGACGACGCTCAGTGTCGAGTTCCTCGCCAGTGCGGTGATCGGCGGTTGCATCGGGTACGCGACCAAGAAGCTCGCGAAAGTGCTCGCGATTATCGTCTGCGTCGAGTTGATGACCGTCCGGTACCTCGAGTCCCAGGGCATCGTGATGATCGACTGGAACCGGCTCTCGGCCGGACTCGTCGGGTCGGCCGACGTGACGCCGAACGTGGACACCCACTGGATCGAATCCGCGGTCTCGACGCTGACGATCGGGGCCGGGTTCACCAGCGGCTTCCTGATCGGCTACCACCGCGGATAG